From Candidatus Pedobacter colombiensis, one genomic window encodes:
- a CDS encoding DUF4974 domain-containing protein, translating to MSYEKAKALLEKYKADSLSETEKALVEKWLFSYQNEGPNLSDDTIEGISKDVWEELQLKQVKTSVLWPRIAAAACLLFVLGVGLFFYLDKGNNSQVRLAEVVTGDISPGGNKAVLTLSNGERISLTDANKGELAKQPGILISKTSDGQLVYEVNGDEGHVAGEIRYNTVETPRGGQYQVNLPDGSRVWLNAATSLKFPLSFVNLHERKVELKGEAYFEVEKDEQRPFIVQSDKQAVRVLGTHFNVNSYADEQYAKTTLLEGSVKVWGLNASENNYRILVPNQQAQISSDRSSIRVVNVDVQAETAWKNGMFSFEDTPIENIMKQLSRWYDIDVVYKGNVEGKTVWGSITRYTEVSKVLSILERTGKIHFKVEGRRIIVSK from the coding sequence ATGTCATACGAAAAAGCCAAAGCGCTATTAGAGAAATATAAAGCAGATAGTCTTTCTGAAACTGAAAAGGCATTGGTAGAAAAATGGCTATTCAGTTACCAGAATGAGGGGCCTAACTTGTCTGACGATACCATAGAGGGGATCAGTAAGGATGTATGGGAGGAATTGCAGCTTAAACAGGTAAAGACAAGTGTTTTATGGCCGCGCATTGCTGCTGCGGCGTGTTTATTGTTCGTCTTGGGAGTAGGCCTGTTCTTTTATTTAGATAAAGGGAACAATAGTCAGGTTCGGCTAGCGGAAGTAGTGACGGGGGACATATCACCAGGTGGCAACAAGGCTGTCCTTACCTTGTCGAATGGCGAAAGGATTAGCCTTACTGATGCCAATAAAGGGGAGTTGGCCAAACAACCGGGTATACTTATTTCTAAAACCAGTGACGGACAACTGGTATATGAGGTAAATGGAGATGAAGGACATGTGGCTGGAGAAATTAGATATAATACTGTTGAAACCCCGCGTGGGGGGCAATATCAGGTTAATCTGCCTGATGGCAGCCGGGTTTGGCTTAATGCTGCTACAAGTCTTAAATTTCCATTGTCGTTTGTTAATTTACATGAACGGAAGGTGGAGCTGAAGGGGGAAGCTTATTTTGAAGTAGAGAAAGATGAACAGAGGCCTTTTATTGTGCAGAGCGATAAACAGGCTGTGCGGGTACTGGGTACTCACTTTAACGTCAATTCGTATGCAGATGAACAGTATGCCAAAACGACTTTACTCGAAGGCTCTGTTAAGGTCTGGGGATTGAATGCATCGGAAAATAATTATCGGATTTTGGTGCCTAATCAACAAGCTCAGATCAGTTCAGATCGTAGCAGTATCCGTGTCGTTAATGTGGATGTACAAGCAGAAACGGCCTGGAAAAACGGCATGTTCTCATTTGAAGATACACCCATCGAAAATATTATGAAACAGCTATCGCGGTGGTATGATATTGATGTGGTTTATAAGGGCAATGTAGAGGGGAAAACAGTTTGGGGTTCGATAACACGTTACACCGAAGTGTCAAAAGTACTTTCCATACTCGAACGGACGGGGAAGATCCATTTTAAAGTAGAAGGAAGGAGGATCATTGTGAGCAAATAA